The segment AAAATTGTCCTCTCTTGCTCTTTCAATCTATAACCatgtttctttttattttgcCCCACCCAACTTCCTTCAAATACGCACAACACTGGCACAGATAAGGGAACAATTCATCCAATGTCGCCCACCGAGAGAAGGGGAGGATCCAGGGTGGGGTTCGAAGGCAGTGGCGTCGGGTGTGTGGAGGAAGCCAAGGTCGGCCGTGGAGGCAGTGGAGTCAGATGTGGCGAGGAGGAAACAAATGATAAGATGGAGTATTTGGATAGCCCACAAAATTAAGGGGTTGGGGAGGGCCAACTGGGCAAGTAGGTAGCACGTTGGAGGTGAGTTTTTTTCCACTACTTAAAAATAGAGTAGAGtactggagatgctctaattccCCTGGAAATATACTTTTCATAAATTGTTCAGTGTCACTATTGCAAGAACATATTTTCTATCTATTATCTAAATGAACTTAGAGCCAATAAAGCTACTAGTTTGGGCTCCATCGGTGCAGCTCCTTGTAACACTATAGCAAGAGTGTGTTAGAGCTGTAGAGAGCTTTCCAAAGCAGCTTTCCCAAACAACTCTATATAACAAGCAGAGAGCAAGAAATGCCAGAATTAGATTGAATATACGACGTTAGGGAAAGATAACCGAGTCGTCGCTGCCGTGTGAACGCACGCCTCCAACGGCTGCACTGTTCACACGGCGGGGACGGCTCGGTTTTCTTTTCTCCGCGCGCCAGCGCCAGCGTGGAGTTGAGCTTCAACCCATGTCAATTTCGCCCCCTACTTTTCCTGCGGCGGTTTGGTTTGGCTCTCGCACTCGTGCTCGTGCGTCCGCTCGTCGTCGTTGACGTGAGACGTACGTGCTTCTAATTCTCGTCTGGTCTGGCAACTCGCAAGGAAGGATCGAGCAGTGGCTGACGCCTGACGGACCGTGACCGGCCGGGGATGGACAGTGGCTGGGAAAAAAAACGAAGGCTGGAGCCTCTTGTCCGGTTGAGACGGCGGACCGTGGGAGTATGCAGCGCTGTCTCGACTCTTGGACTCTGGCCTTTTCGCTTGACTATGTTACGATTAAAAGTATTATTTACtaatttgttataagagaaaaatactattaaaTAATAGATAGATTTAGCAAATAATCTCGAACCAACAAGCTGTTACTCTAGAACTGTCGACCCGTGTTCGATTTTTCAGCTTGTTTTGTATGTAACATATATTTTGTCTATCCGTTAGTACTAGAAGTTCAGTCCAATCGACCTGACTAAATCGCGAACGTTCATCCAGTTCGAATCAAGCGAACGATCCGACAGCGGCTGCAATTTCTATTTTAGGAATAAACAAATCCCACCACTTTCCTTATTTGGTAAGcaggtattttttttatttgttgcGCGTGCAAACGCGTTGatcttattttcttttcacGCGCGTGTACACGAACCTATCATTATGTTTTCTCTCGCACATAACTTACACAAACTATGTTACACAACATAACTTCAAAAGAATAAGTTAAGCGTGCTAAGTTATAGAACATTCTCTTTAGGTTTCAtcaacattttctttttctttgagAAACTAATCATTCGTAACTCTATACATTATGTTAATCAACTAAGTTAATCATTCATAACTCTAAACAGTAAATTAATCAAATAAGTTAGGATACATACATATAAAAGTACATATAACTCGAACAATAAGTTAACCAAATAAGTTACATAACATACACATGAAAAAATAGGTTACATACATAACTATATACAATAAGTTAATCAAATAAGTAGACAGTATACAAATAGAAacacaagttagatacataactCTGTATAATAAGTTAATCAAATAACTTAGATAGCATACACATGAAAAAGACATATTACATACATAACTCTGTATAATATAAGTTAATCAACTAAGTTATATAGCATACACACAAAACAAAAGTTAGATACATGTAACTTTGTACAATAAGTTAATCAAATAATTTGATAGCATACACATGAAAACACAAGTTAGATATATAACTTTATATAATAAGTTAATTAACTAAATTAGGTACCATACATATGAAAAAACATGTTATATACATAACTTTATACAATTTATGGTCATAAGATTAAGTAAAATAGGAAGAAGAAAAGGTGAAAGAAGGGATCAAAATAGTGCAAATAAAATTAAATTAGTTAACATataaaagaataaaatataaagaaaaaaataagaaaatatataaaaaagataTAGATGAATGCACTTGTGGTAGCGCATGTTCGGTGGAGGAATAAATATGACACACCTACAACAGCACACGTCCGTCTCGGGATCGTTCGCTCAAACGAAAAGGAGTGAACGCTCGCGGGAATGGATTTGTGCAGTCCAATGCACATATACTTGAGTAAATTAACGACGCCACGCCACTATTCTACGAACGTTCAATGGAAATAAAAGCAACGGTCAATTTCGGACAGCCATTCTCTTTCTTTATTTGGGCAGTGCATATATTACTTTCTATTTctggacaaaacagagaaccatttctctttctcttttaaGGCATTCGATTCTTTTTTCACTTTCTTTTGCTGGATCACCCGTCCTtaaatatgtttttatttttttttaagaagcaTATGCTCATAACTTATAAAACGAAATTAAAAAGCATAACTTTAACGATAAACTTAACAGTACTAACTTAGAAGTGCTTCTAGCAACATAAGTTTGAGAAATAGCTCAACATTGCTAACTTAGTCGTTCTCCTGCATTCTCTTTTAGGTTTGAAGAGttgttttttctctctttttggaAAACTAAACATTTAGGAAATGGGAAGAGAGTTTATAAAAAGGTGGGGGATGAAATAAAAGTAACTTTTACAACTTATACTACATAATACATTCCATAGAATGATGATGCACCCTTGGAAAACCAAGATAAAATAATTGCTTTTTAAACTTGTGCAACGATAATTTCAGAATTTGTTTCTTCAATTCGTAGATCTGTAAAATaattaaattataaaatttaaaataacAAGTACAAAATACAAGTTAGATGCATTACTGTTAATAGTAACTTAGACAAATAAGTTAGCTAGCATGCAGCACATGAAAAACACAAATTACTTATATAACTTTGTACACTAACTTAATCTCGTGAGTTAGTAGCCTATACATAAAAAGAGAATTTAGATAAACTCAGTACAATAAACCTAATGAACTAAGTTGCGCTGCATAGCCATGGAAAATGTAATTGACTTTTTTAAATTGAATTTACTATATATCTAAACACAATTGTATATCTATACATATAGCAAAATCAATATATGTAgaaaattcaaaatattttataatttggaatagagggagaCATAAATTACACAATACAACTTAATGTACATAAGTTACACAACTAATACACTAGTGTATATAGAAAGTTATGCAGTTATTATACACAAACAGAAGTTATACAATACAACTTAGCAGAATAGGTTAACACCATAACTTAGCAGAATAAGTTAGCAATATAACTTATATGTTAtaagttaatatacataaattgctactaaaaaataaaaatcttcaAAATATATAGAAGTGAGGTCTAGTTTTGTCTCGTCACGTTGAACACACTGGTATAGACGGAATTAAAAATAGATACACCATTCAAAAGTTATAGCAATTTGAAATAAATGTTTTGCTTTTTTTTCATGGTGACGTCAAGAGCAGAGGGAAAGGGAAGTGGAGGGAGAAGGATGGACAACCGACGTACATTAGCTATCGGATGGTTCGCTAGATTAAAAACTAGCGAACAACCGTGAGAATAGAATTGGGCTCACGTAGAGTACATAGAAGGCGAAACTACAAATTAGAGCAGACGTGTACAGCGAGAAAAGCCACTGGTGTGTGAGATTCAGGATTAGGGATCTTGACACTTGCGTTTTGATTCCCAGTCAGATCCAGTTCCTTTTCTTCTTCtacgtagtagtactagtataaGATTGTGATCTACGTTGACTGCATGCAACTGGAAGTCACCCCGAACCatgcattttttttgaaaaatattgtaatttttttgaattttcagatgtatctaaacaggccctaagtcaCCACTTGTTTTATTCAAagatttatataaaatattactTTGTTATCGTGACttaatttattaataaaatttctctaaaaatgacttaaatttaaatatgtttacataaatttttaaatttatttatataaaatttttaaataaaataaaaaagtaaACTTAACATAAAAAAAAGTCAGTAGTCTTACAATTTGTGATGAAGGAAGTATACCATACTCCCTAAAGCCGAGCTGAGCACGTATGCCGTTACTAGTATATATacggaaaaaaaaaaacagagttaCCAATGTCAAAGAAACATCATCACGTGTTGCTCAACTTTATTATATGTGCGAGCAAACGTCATCCCTTACCTCGATCTCCCGGCTGGTTAGTTGCATGGTGTCGGGCGATAAACAAAAACAAGTGCATGCATGCAAGACACACTTGCTGTTGCAGTGCAAGCGGACACTGATCATGACCAGCGAATCATATAGAATCATATACAATAATACGgcggctggtggtggtggtggcggccttCAGTTTGGCCACTCGCACGTCGAATGTGCTCCAACAACCAGCAGGATCCATCGAtccttaaaaaaaaaacagcagcaGGATCAATAACGGTGTTGGTGGCAAGGCATAAAAAATTCAGTTCTTGAGTGCCATTTTTTTCCCCGGCCGAGCTCCTCACCGACGGCGAGCACGTGAAACCTGTGCACTGCATCTTTCAGAAACGCGCACCGCGTGCTAATGCTACCTGAACAACTGCATAGTACTGTTTAGATTAATTAACATCGTCGTATTTGCGCATTGAGTAGTAGTGCCGTACATGCGGgggacaaaaaaaaagaaggatgTGAATGAATTATAGGTCttctttaggtcttgtttagttctcaaaaaattttacaaaatttttcagattttccgtcacatcaaatctttagacgtatgcatgaagtattaaatatagacaaaaataaaaacttattgcatagtttggtcggaattgacaagacgaatcttttaagtctagttattatatgattggataatatttatcaaatacaaacgaaagtggtactattcatattttgcaaaatttttgggaactaaacaaggccaaaaattTTGACAAAATGAGTATTTTAGCATTTCCGTTTGTTTTTGATAaatactaggctcaaaagattcgtttcgtaaattatagttaaactgtgtaattaattattttttatttatatttagtgctctatgcatgttccataaaattcgatgtgacgagaaatctgaaaaaaaaattgtaattttttttggaaactaaacaaggccatagattCTTCATGATCGTGGTGCGCGGACATTGGGTTATaataatttgaaatttgaaatgGGCGATAGAATCATAGAATGGTAGTACTAGAAGCGGATCAGGAAGGCATGCAGCTGATTATTCAAAAGCTGACCCTGCTGTTTGACAGGGAGCTGGTCGTCGTATCGTTATCGTATCTTCCTCGCATCCATCGGGGCTACTATTATTCCTTCTATACGACTGTGCAACAAAatattgggccttgtttagttccgaaaagatttcggtactgtagcactttcgtttgtttgtgacaaatattattcaattatggactaactaggatcaaaagattcgtctcgcgatttccagctaaactgtgtaattggtttttgctttcgtctatatttaatacttcatgcatgtgccacgagattcgatgtgacggtgaaccttgaaaactttttgcttttttgggtgaactaaacaaagcccaagGTCAAATCCGTGCTGATTTCAATTCTCTACAAGGATTTTCGTCTCTCTGAATCCTGCAGCGAAACGTCAACCGAGAACATGAGTTGAAGTTTTCTTACAGTACTACGTAGTACGTACTTGAAGTTCCCTTTCATTTGCGTTCGTGCATCAAAAAAGTAGTAGTATTATCATGTCCCTCCCATACGCCTACGCCGTATCGACCTGGCCTGGCGAAGGTTGACCTTGCAAACCAAGAACTGAGCAGACCAACGGAACAAACCGGGAGTAGATCGACGTGGTATTTGGTTCCGGGTTGACCTTGCCGAGTTGAGCGGTGGCGACCGCCGTGCCCCCTCGACTGCTTCTGAATTCTGATCGAGGCATTTCATATATCCACATATTGACATGTACGTACACGCACAAGGTCAaccacggccttgtttagttgcgaaaagatttttggattttgatactgtagcattttcgtttgtatttgcaaattattgtccaactatagactaactaagtttaaaagattcgtctcgtaaattacagacaaacggtgcaattagtttatgttttcgtctatatttagtgcttcatacatataataacataagatttgatgtgacgtagaatcttgaaaagtttttaaatttcagggtgaattaaacaaggcccacCTCTCAAAGGTGCTGTCAGTCTCTGCAAACTCCTGGTTCCACTCTCGCTCTAGCTAGTCCCTTCGAAATcagacatctaaacaaggcctaatcagGCAAGCAGCTAGCtaggcctgtttagttccctaaaaattttgcaaaatttttcagattctccgtcacatcgaatatttagacatatgcatgaagtattaaatatagatgaaaataaaaactaattacacggtttggtcgaaattgatgagacgaatcttttgagtctagttagtctataattggacaatatttgtcaaatacaaacgaaaatgctactatttatattttgcaaatttttttggaagtaaacaaggccctagcctcTCCTGACTGCATGTATGTATGCAGGTCAACGCCCAGCGCACTCATGGAAAGGTCTGGCCTGGTGGTGCCTGGCTGCCGCCTGCCGATGCCAGCAGCGTGCAGATCGGTCGCCGGCGACCGGACATCTTACGGGGTCGGGGCTCGACTTTTTTTTGGAGGTCAAACACCGGGTTCCTTGCTTTTTAATTTCCCCGGTCAGTCTCAGTCAGACCGATGATGCAGCACACCGGCACCGGCAGGCGACGAACGAATTTACCACCTGTGGCGGTCAACGCTGGCAGCTCCGACGCCCGACCTGGTCGGtcctctcctttttttttcttttttctttttggaaAAATGGTTGGTCCTCTCCTGCGGGGTTTTTTTAGGGGTCAAAGGCGGACAGAGCAATTAACCCACCTATTAGGCCCACCCATTTGGATAACTACAACAAATTTGAGTTAATTTAGCTAGCTAGTGATTAGCTCTTGTATCCAAATCAAGAGATTATCCACATGAAAGTCACGGTACCATTTAACTATATCAGTGGATTATTGCAATCACGCAAAATAATCACTAGAGAATCTAAAATAGCTTAATTTATATTTTAGATTACAATAGCAAAAATAAACACTAGACAGCCTAGTTTATGTTTTAGAGTATGACTAGAAATGCTCGCGGCGTTGTCGCATATAGCCAGTGTGTGTAccatttgcaatacttgatGGACCCTTTTTCTGTAGGAGTTGTTTGTTGAGTGTAGTAGGATAAGTATTTATTTCAGTATATttacaaaaatatttatttcagtAATACATGTTTGTTCCTAGAGTGTAGAGCATGTATTGCTTCATTGTAGTAGTATAGTTTATGCGGACTTTATTTCACGCGTAGAGTAATAATAATCGTGTGTCGGTAGATGCAAATTTTTTAAGCAACATAGGTAAGAAAAATTTGTCGCTACATTATTTTTGTATAGGTGTCATGGTCTGCACCTCGTTGTTGTACTTAGTATATATTTTGCAAACTCGTATTATTTAACATATTTTATTGGTTATCAAAACTGGGGTACCACTTTTTTGGCTATATTTATTGTGGAGGAAAAAATATTAAAAGTATTTATTAAGGAGGGAAGATCATGAGTAGCCGAAAGCTAAATGTAACTGCGATACGAGGAGAATTTGATCTCAAATCGTgaaatttataatacataaacaTAATGGTATTTTGTTGAAGAAAGTATATTTACATGTTTTTTTATGACTAAGCTGGTAAAAtcttcatttttttttattcATGGTATGGTTAAGCTACCATTGATAACAAAAAACATTAAAATATGTgatgttagagcatctccaacagattAGCTAAAAGTATATTCTAAATTTGATGATTTAATCCTTTTCTAAAATAGAAACCTCTCAATAAAACAAGACTAATCCAACAGCCTCGGTATAATTACCTAATCAATCAAGATGGGCCCACTCTTTGTCATGACAAAAAATCAATACTATTCGTTTTCATTGCACATCTCACTTCGTGCGTGCAGTCCGCCGCCGCTGGTGCAAGAGGCAGCCACTGTTACACAGGAATCCGTCGTCTGGATACGACACAAGCTTCTGTGTCGGCTGCCCAGGATCCATCCATTCCACTAGATGAGCGAGCGGCCTCGTCCCAGCTCCGCCGCTCGCATACCTGGAGACCGGCCACTGCCTTTGTCTCCCAGCTGCCATGCCACATGGAATTGGAGTGCCGGGAATGGGGCAGGCATGCAAGAGAGGTAAATCGTGCGGGGGAGAAGGTAGCGATACGCGCGGGAGTTCTGGGCGCTCCGGATGGCGAGTAGTCGCGGCTCGCTGAAGTTGAAGAGCGAGATAACCGGGATAGCGTGAAGGCTAAAAAAGAAAACGATCTAGCGAGCCTGTTGGACGTATTTTTTCGTTTTGCTCGGCAAATCTGATTTCACGGATAAgtctcttagagatgctcttatatGTTTGTAGTGTAGTGGTAGTTGTGTAGAGTTCAACAAACTTGGTttggtattttttttatttattttattatgtcCTTTACAAAATTCTAACCGTTTTAGATAAAGAATAAATTCGAACAAAAATAGGAAGACGTTGTCGGGCCAATTTCGGCCTAGTAAGGCCCAAGTCTGTGATATACGGCCGAGCAGGAGTCAAGCCGGCCCATTTATAAGGCCTTTGATTGCGGGTTGATTTCGATAAAGTTTGAAGGTTCGTTTTAGAAAACTGAGAGAAGACATGGACCGTGGGTTGATTCCACTAAAGTTTGAACgcctttgaaaaaaaaacagagagagCACGATCTGAAGTGTTCATGAGTCCGATCCGACGGTCGAGAAATATAGGTGACATGGCCATGCTGGCTGGACCTCTTTTATTGAGAGAATCGTAGTAAGAAGATGATACAAGTATACAACTAACATGTTATCGTGATCCTATAATCCATATCAAACTTGGTGATGAAAGATTATATGTGCTCAAAAGACAAGAGCATCTTTAATCCAGAGATCAAATAACATATAGATTATTTTAGTCCATACATAATCTAAATTATTATAATTCTCTTCACAATCTAGATTCAGATTCAGTGGCCTTATGCTCAACGGAGACTTTTTCCCCCATTGCCTCCTGGCCCAATCATTTCTACCGCAAAACAACCCAAACCAAGTCTGGCCCGTTTAGGTTTCTAACAGGCCTGTCATTCCGAAGCCCATCAATCAAGGGAACATGTAACGGCCCATACAGTAACATGAAGCCCAAACCACTTctttcttcctctctctctctctctctctttctccgtTTCGTCGTCTCAGGTTTCGCCGTCTTCCTCCCCTGGCTCCGTCTCCCTCGCTCGGCGAATCTGAGCCCTAAACCCTAGAGCTTGTCGGTTGGGCTTCCCATGGCGGCAATGGAGGACGAGGAGATGGAGAAGAAGGTGCAGGAGTACCTGCAGCGCAAGGGGTTGCGGCTCGCCGAGGTCGCGGTGCAAGGAGACCGTAACCACGTCCCTACCTCCGCGCCCCCGCACTTGCTGACCAGGTAGTCTTGATCGCTTTCCCCAACTTGTCGTGGGGTCCAGTCACATCTCTAGTTGTTTGGGGACGGAGAAATGGGCTACACTTTATGATTATAGTTTTGTGGAGGAATGAATCGATAAACCAGCTGTGATTTTTTACTCAGATCTTCATCTGGAAGTCCTGTGACATCCAGTTGATATATGCTGCAGCCTGATCTTTGCTTTGAAGTAATTAGATGCTAGTGTTCAGTAGTGTTAATGATCCTTTGAAATTGTGTATCCTAAAATGCTGAACTGTTCATGTCTTCATATCCTCCCGTTCTTTTGTTTCCGGCACCGACTTATACCAGAGGTTATGCATGCTTAAATGATTGGTAACTTGCTAAGGACTAACCAATTATAGTCTATATAAGCACAGGAAAAAAACATTTGACAAACTTGCTTTTTGTTTAATGCCCATTTTTGGTTGACAGTTAGAATTGTTCATTGCTTCTCCTATTCGAGTGAATCACATTCTGAATGTATGTACCAGCTGTATCATTTGACGATGCATGGCATGGATTTCCTTATTTTACTATGCTACTGATTGCAGTATGCCTGGTGGGTTTCTAAGTTTTCCCCCAAATGGTCATGCTTATTTTGCGCCACCATGGCCTCCACAACCACAACCTGGTTCAATGACTCAACATGTTGCATTGGGTTCACAAGGCAAACCTGCCATCAACGTTGATGACGGGGATGATGTTAGGACTGAGAGGCGCCTGTCTTGGAAACCAGATGAAGACTTGAGATTGGTAAGTAATAAAATCCTTAAATTGGCCTTGACCAAGAATCAAGCTATCTCTGACCTTGTAAGCTAAATTGTAGGTGCGTGCCTGGTTAAAGTATTCCAATGACCCTTCCAGCGGTAGTGGCAAGAAAGAGCAATATTGGGGAGATGTACTTGCATTCTACAACAGCACTACATCGACAAAACGGACAAGGAAAGTGAAGCATCTTAAAGACAGGTTTCAAAAGATTAAGAGATGGGTAGGTTTTTTCTGCTGGTCTTTGAAGAAGGCTGCATCAAGTGATGTCAGCGAACAATCAGATGACCAATTGATAGAAAAGGCTCTGCAATTTTATTTAGACGACTACAAAGAAGGCCCATTCATAGTTATGCATTGCTGGAAGGTTCTTCGTGACGAACCAAAGTGGCATGCAATATTGGAGGAACTTGAGAAATCAAATAAAAGGAAATTGGGTGATGAGGGGGAGGTGGGGAACAACACACCCACACCTGAAGATACCCAAGAAAAGGAACTTCCAATAGTAGTGAAAGAATTCAAGAAACAATGCAATGACAAAGGCAAGGTCAGAGATAGTGACACTGATTTGAGTGAAACTATGAAGAAGTATATGGATATTCAAGATGCTGCTAAAAAACGTCATGATCAATTCATAGAGATCCAGCTGCGGGTTTCTGATGCAAAGGTTGAGGCGGCAAGGCTCAAGAGGGAGGCTGCTATGCTGAAAACATACAACTCTTTCATGAGCATGGATACTAGGGTGATGACTGATGAGTTGAGAGCTGAGCATGTAATAGGCCTGAAGCTTCTGCGGGAAAAATTGTTTGGCAACAATAATTGAGGTACTTGCAATGTCTGCGCTTCTTTAGTttgggtttgatctgataggtGATAGCTATTTAGGTAGTTTGGGTCTATCTGGTTGCATTTTTCATTACTAATCTAATCATCCATTAGAAGTATCTATGTGACCACTATGCATGGCAAATATAATGAAGTCCAAGTAAGGAATAAGCATGCAGTCTGAAAGCATAGTTACTCCCAAGTAATCCTGTTATCTGGGTGCtgcaatctcgcttcaattATGTGCTAATGTAGCGCAACTCTGGAGCCATAAGGTTATTGGAAGAATAATGCAAAACCTCTATTTTTCTTTGTAACGTGATATAATTAAAGATGAGGGAGATACACGAGAGTATTCTTTGATTTGACAGCCCAGGACATCGATTGTTCTTCCATCTGAAGTGCAAAAATGCAATAACATTAATACTTCACTGATATATGTATAATGTTGATTTCCATGTTTGTCGAACATATACACAAGCGAAAAGAGACTTAGTTGAGCATATTCGGAATTTGGCAAAACAATGAGTAGTTGATCTTGTTTTTTCTTTGGTAACCTCTCTAATTTACTTGTTTGGACTTCGGTGTCATAATTTATAGGTAACTTTATTTAGTAAAGTATCGTTATACTTGTGAATATTAATAATCATGCCTTTTCATATCAGGTGAATGCTAAATAATCATGCTAATGTGGTGAATTTATGCCTACCGAAGGTAAAGTTCTCTTTCTTCTATGaaacatctttttattattaaaagaaaaaatagaATTTTGAGAAATAACTTATATGCACGTAATATTGGTGGCTTCCCTTTGTGAAATACTTGTATTTGTTCAGGAAACTATAATGTACCGAGGTAGCTGTTAGAGATGGTCAATACTGTATGTAGATGAAATTTATATAATCCCCTCCTCTATATACAGCTATGGAAACTGCTTTTGGAGGTGCTGCATGGACATGATTTCCAGTCTCAAGAAACGCCAGTGTAATCTCTTTTGTTGTCAACATGTTCGGACCCTCCTGTGATACCGATGTAAAGGATGTAAAGGTGTTAACATGGCAGCAATACTTTTTTTTCGAGAGATAACATGGTTAGTGATGAACTAGTTTGATTTTGGCGCCTCTTCTGGAACCTATGCATAGAGCCTCTATTGTGGTGGGCCGATATGGGAAAGTCACATATCATTTGGACCCACCAAAACACTATTGTCAATCTTGTGGTCTGAGTGCGTCACGCGCCAATAATTTTTCCCACTGCAATGATATGTGGGCCGCAATTGACTGTTTCTGTTTCTTGGGGCCTTTGTTTTGTTTCGTTTTGACCCACCAACACTCATTTCTTCGTCCTTGTGTTTTTGTCTCTGACAAGTTAGAGTTCATACATCCTGGCGGGCTTAGGAGGGGATCTTGGGGCGATGGGTGGACCGGCCATGGTGGCGGGTGCGGAGGCGGCAGTGGGTAGGATGCAGGCAGGAGGTGGTGTCGCCGGTCGGGCAATAGAAAGTATATAGAGAGGAAAAAAGAAAGAGGTGGAAGAAAACAT is part of the Sorghum bicolor cultivar BTx623 chromosome 10, Sorghum_bicolor_NCBIv3, whole genome shotgun sequence genome and harbors:
- the LOC8069341 gene encoding glutathione S-transferase T2, which gives rise to MAAMEDEEMEKKVQEYLQRKGLRLAEVAVQGDRNHVPTSAPPHLLTSMPGGFLSFPPNGHAYFAPPWPPQPQPGSMTQHVALGSQGKPAINVDDGDDVRTERRLSWKPDEDLRLVRAWLKYSNDPSSGSGKKEQYWGDVLAFYNSTTSTKRTRKVKHLKDRFQKIKRWVGFFCWSLKKAASSDVSEQSDDQLIEKALQFYLDDYKEGPFIVMHCWKVLRDEPKWHAILEELEKSNKRKLGDEGEVGNNTPTPEDTQEKELPIVVKEFKKQCNDKGKVRDSDTDLSETMKKYMDIQDAAKKRHDQFIEIQLRVSDAKVEAARLKREAAMLKTYNSFMSMDTRVMTDELRAEHVIGLKLLREKLFGNNN